In Opitutaceae bacterium TAV5, one genomic interval encodes:
- a CDS encoding heparinase, translating to MPFPPLHKLRRWPRFLIPGCAVLSLAAAGFDVDTSPQPEKHPPEVPVEGERVSVNPPSMVWRVDKRAASYGVEFSPDRSFPEDSRLIRVENIPYSFYNYSSPLAPGQWFWRYFVKTADGRLSRPGPVRSFIVPPDAEALPLPAPADLLAQMPAHPRVFVTPATLAAFRSRREGASHDAWESIREKADALLAGKSPVLPRTRIPLAEAEIKHSSVSISQSWKKGDPIRRQVFWLDAKGAAWWTPAFSYVDLANSANKADVLSLAWLISGDERYAEAARKWLDHVAQFRIDWHLDPQTRAGHDTVVYAYEYGLKAAALAYDRLYDRLTPAERAAMIAHVEYHVESAGIWIRDKSLVHLNYQSSHVQQCMHALLTTVLATAKDSPAIDKWVAYIVPQYVNRIAWTSEDGGYFEGQTYGHKFAMILEGLAAIRTACGIDLFRQPALRNAGPYWLYAMNLNYWFNHWGDNYSLIWPWANPRDAYISGFLAAMTHDPYVKWYADTVLTDPENIPFYYISGQAPAARPPVDIPQARVFPLTGTVTAYDRFYDHQGARVFFRSSPWGAHSHSHADQNAFVIHAGGEILAPDTGYYTYSGDVYHQQWSKSTVAHNSMLVNGKGQPLNIGAKGRITEFFHGGRFTFFVGDASQAYEKPLETFRRALLFVRPGTWIVYDELKAGEPSKFTWLLNTFEQPDISPDTRRMVVRQQAMRLGVEHLLPEAIGYETGNKRPYPLKTQGKMWSRFTEAFPQPWHTEVTNATAVRDTAFLALLQSWREPDEDDTGNTSGAAWQADVTINTPSTVGAVLGAVPDGGAASPPPEALQRAPKSSGLAFDSISGDASRSVVLFRRQQASGVPADASAITGGGVSARAQAAAVLPDDWMLVRGTRLASAERLLWESTAPLNVSTSFSSPGAAALVRVDGLPSSGAPVSARLALPARPSRILIAPSEKPEQARPLSFTWDATKGVAVFSLPGQSAAAAASPTVLWIDPVVDITRPLSPATLEVKDSGGSHDIALQPAWAENGGVVYLAETSVRDPGLYTLDASASPDSGATAASASPVEFLMQDRWEPAKTARGPGPATGTLREGTWIFVHATPQDTAPRFTAALVQAHPRGQIDNLLRNGNFEEGSPGYPPRGWTFPTTSRKDTPGWGEWSQQDPAEGKSCLRFYRDKDARSLVSQPMRLLGGGEYHLRFRTRGAVRGAYILVEGARGRSGKVNINPSPDAWSTQTASIALVPGYTTLTIVFPAGPEAELWLDDIRFGKIQPSQQP from the coding sequence ATGCCATTCCCCCCTCTCCACAAGCTGCGACGCTGGCCGCGCTTCCTGATTCCCGGTTGCGCCGTGTTGTCCCTTGCGGCTGCCGGTTTCGACGTGGACACCTCCCCCCAGCCCGAAAAGCACCCTCCGGAGGTCCCGGTCGAGGGGGAACGCGTCAGCGTCAATCCTCCCTCGATGGTCTGGCGTGTGGACAAGCGGGCGGCTTCGTATGGGGTGGAGTTTTCTCCGGACCGCTCGTTTCCGGAGGACAGCCGGCTCATCCGTGTGGAGAATATTCCGTATTCGTTCTATAACTATTCGTCGCCGCTCGCTCCCGGACAATGGTTCTGGCGCTATTTCGTCAAAACGGCCGACGGGCGTCTCTCCAGACCCGGCCCGGTGCGTTCTTTTATCGTGCCGCCCGATGCGGAGGCATTGCCGCTGCCGGCTCCTGCCGATCTGCTGGCGCAGATGCCGGCGCACCCTCGCGTCTTTGTGACTCCGGCCACGCTCGCCGCCTTCCGCTCCCGTCGGGAAGGAGCTTCGCACGATGCCTGGGAAAGCATCCGCGAAAAGGCCGACGCCCTCCTCGCCGGCAAATCCCCCGTCCTGCCGCGCACGCGCATCCCGCTTGCCGAAGCCGAAATCAAACACTCCTCCGTCTCGATCAGCCAGTCGTGGAAAAAAGGCGACCCGATCCGTCGTCAGGTTTTCTGGCTCGATGCCAAAGGCGCCGCCTGGTGGACGCCGGCGTTTTCCTACGTGGACCTCGCCAACTCCGCGAACAAGGCCGATGTGCTTTCACTCGCGTGGCTCATTTCCGGCGATGAACGCTACGCCGAAGCCGCCCGCAAATGGCTCGATCACGTCGCACAGTTCCGCATCGACTGGCACCTCGATCCGCAGACACGCGCCGGCCACGATACGGTCGTTTACGCCTACGAGTATGGCCTCAAGGCCGCCGCCCTCGCCTACGACCGGCTTTACGACCGGCTGACGCCCGCCGAACGCGCCGCGATGATCGCCCACGTCGAATATCACGTCGAGTCGGCCGGCATATGGATTCGGGACAAATCGCTCGTTCACCTGAACTATCAGTCGTCGCACGTGCAGCAGTGCATGCACGCGTTGCTCACCACCGTCCTCGCCACCGCGAAAGATTCGCCGGCGATCGACAAATGGGTGGCGTATATCGTTCCCCAATACGTCAACCGCATCGCGTGGACGAGCGAAGACGGCGGTTATTTCGAAGGGCAAACCTACGGGCACAAGTTCGCCATGATCCTCGAAGGACTGGCGGCCATCCGCACGGCTTGCGGCATCGACCTTTTCCGGCAGCCCGCGTTGCGCAATGCCGGCCCGTACTGGCTCTACGCGATGAACCTCAACTACTGGTTCAATCACTGGGGCGACAACTACAGCCTGATCTGGCCGTGGGCGAATCCGCGCGATGCGTACATCTCCGGTTTTCTCGCTGCGATGACCCATGATCCTTACGTCAAATGGTACGCCGATACCGTCCTGACCGATCCGGAAAACATCCCGTTCTACTACATCTCCGGCCAGGCTCCGGCGGCGCGTCCGCCGGTGGATATTCCCCAGGCGCGGGTGTTCCCGCTCACCGGCACCGTTACCGCCTACGACCGTTTTTACGACCACCAGGGCGCCCGCGTCTTTTTCCGGAGCAGCCCGTGGGGCGCGCACAGCCACTCGCACGCCGACCAGAACGCCTTCGTCATTCACGCCGGCGGCGAGATCCTCGCACCGGATACGGGCTACTACACTTACTCGGGCGATGTCTATCACCAGCAGTGGAGCAAGTCCACGGTCGCCCACAATTCGATGCTCGTGAACGGCAAGGGCCAGCCGCTCAACATTGGCGCAAAAGGCAGGATCACGGAATTTTTCCACGGCGGGCGGTTCACCTTTTTCGTCGGCGACGCATCGCAGGCTTACGAGAAACCGCTCGAAACATTCAGGCGCGCCCTGCTGTTTGTCCGGCCCGGCACGTGGATCGTTTACGACGAGCTCAAGGCGGGCGAGCCGTCGAAATTCACATGGTTGCTCAACACGTTCGAGCAGCCCGATATCTCTCCCGACACGCGCCGCATGGTGGTGCGGCAGCAGGCGATGCGCCTCGGTGTCGAACATCTGCTGCCGGAGGCCATCGGCTACGAAACCGGCAACAAGCGGCCTTACCCGCTGAAAACGCAGGGGAAGATGTGGTCGCGTTTCACGGAGGCGTTTCCGCAGCCGTGGCACACCGAAGTGACGAACGCCACCGCCGTCCGCGATACGGCGTTCCTGGCCCTGCTCCAGAGCTGGCGCGAACCCGACGAGGACGACACGGGCAACACGAGCGGCGCGGCGTGGCAGGCGGACGTGACGATCAATACGCCCTCCACCGTGGGCGCCGTGCTGGGTGCAGTTCCAGACGGAGGGGCGGCGTCTCCGCCGCCGGAGGCGCTCCAGCGCGCCCCGAAGTCTTCCGGGCTCGCGTTCGATTCCATCAGCGGGGACGCCAGCCGCTCCGTAGTGCTTTTCCGGCGGCAGCAGGCCTCCGGCGTGCCCGCCGATGCGTCCGCGATCACCGGCGGTGGCGTTTCGGCGCGGGCGCAGGCCGCCGCCGTGTTGCCGGATGACTGGATGCTGGTGCGCGGGACGCGCCTTGCGTCCGCCGAACGCCTTTTGTGGGAAAGCACCGCGCCACTGAACGTCAGCACCAGCTTTTCTTCGCCCGGCGCGGCTGCGCTGGTGCGCGTGGACGGCCTGCCGTCTTCCGGCGCTCCTGTTTCGGCGCGCCTGGCGTTGCCGGCCCGCCCCTCGCGCATCCTCATCGCCCCGTCCGAAAAACCGGAGCAGGCCCGCCCGCTCTCCTTCACCTGGGACGCGACAAAAGGTGTGGCCGTTTTCTCCCTGCCGGGTCAGTCTGCCGCCGCTGCGGCTTCACCGACAGTGCTGTGGATCGACCCTGTGGTGGACATCACCCGCCCGCTCTCCCCCGCAACACTGGAGGTGAAAGATTCCGGCGGCTCGCATGACATCGCCTTGCAACCTGCCTGGGCGGAAAACGGTGGCGTGGTTTATCTTGCCGAAACCTCCGTGCGCGACCCCGGCCTCTATACGCTGGACGCCAGCGCAAGCCCGGATTCCGGCGCGACTGCCGCGTCGGCGTCGCCCGTGGAGTTTTTGATGCAGGACCGCTGGGAACCGGCAAAAACCGCGCGCGGGCCGGGACCGGCGACGGGCACGTTGCGCGAGGGCACCTGGATCTTCGTCCACGCGACGCCGCAGGACACCGCGCCGCGCTTCACCGCCGCGCTCGTGCAGGCGCACCCGCGCGGGCAGATCGACAACCTGCTTCGCAACGGAAATTTCGAGGAAGGCAGTCCCGGCTACCCGCCGCGCGGCTGGACGTTTCCCACGACCAGTCGAAAGGACACGCCCGGCTGGGGTGAATGGAGCCAGCAAGACCCGGCGGAAGGCAAATCGTGCCTCCGTTTTTACCGGGACAAGGATGCGCGCTCGCTGGTCAGCCAGCCGATGCGTTTGCTCGGCGGTGGCGAGTACCACCTGCGCTTTCGCACGCGTGGCGCCGTGCGCGGCGCGTACATCCTCGTTGAGGGCGCGCGCGGACGCTCCGGCAAGGTGAACATCAACCCTTCGCCGGATGCCTGGAGCACGCAGACCGCGTCGATCGCCCTCGTGCCGGGTTACACCACCCTCACCATTGTCTTTCCCGCCGGCCCCGAAGCGGAACTCTGGCTCGACGACATCCGGTTCGGAAAAATCCAACCCTCGCAACAACCATGA
- a CDS encoding N-acylglucosamine 2-epimerase: MPFSRERLEHLRNVYRDGLLADTLPFWFPRAVDAEYGGYFTCLDQDGSLLQTDKSVWFQGRMAWTLATAFLETAPFLRRSEWLAWARSGVEFIERHCFDADGRMFYSVTREGRPLRKRRYQFSECFAIIALAAFGRAAGEPQKIGDASALLEQVLHRHRTPGALPPKTDPATRPMKGLAMPMILLVTAQELRKHSRAANTGVSSRITAQCERLIDECIREITTDFVKPELRCVLETVSPDGGFIDNLDGRCVNPGHSIEAGWFILEEARQRRRTGEEAGDLVRLGAQIIDWSLELGWDREHGGIFYFRDARGLPCTEYWHDMKFWWPHNEAVIATLLAAELTGEPRFADWHAKVHDWTYSHFPDSKHGEWFGYLHRDGSLSTRVKGTMYKGCFHLPRMQLLAWQSVERMLAGDDSIDAGRPAHSGGV; encoded by the coding sequence GTGCCTTTCTCCCGTGAACGCCTGGAGCACCTCCGCAACGTCTATCGCGACGGACTCCTCGCCGACACGCTGCCATTCTGGTTTCCCCGGGCTGTCGATGCCGAATACGGCGGCTATTTTACCTGCCTCGACCAGGACGGCTCCCTGCTCCAGACCGACAAATCCGTCTGGTTCCAGGGGCGCATGGCCTGGACGCTCGCCACCGCTTTTCTCGAAACCGCTCCTTTCCTCCGCCGCTCCGAATGGCTCGCCTGGGCCCGCAGCGGCGTGGAGTTCATCGAACGTCACTGCTTTGATGCCGATGGCCGCATGTTCTACTCCGTCACCCGCGAAGGCCGTCCGCTTCGCAAACGCCGCTACCAGTTCTCCGAATGTTTCGCCATCATTGCCCTCGCGGCTTTCGGACGCGCCGCCGGTGAGCCGCAAAAAATCGGGGACGCCTCCGCCCTTCTCGAACAGGTTCTGCACCGCCACCGCACACCCGGCGCGCTCCCCCCGAAAACCGATCCCGCCACGCGTCCGATGAAAGGTCTCGCCATGCCCATGATCCTGCTCGTCACCGCGCAGGAGCTGCGCAAGCACAGCCGGGCTGCCAACACCGGCGTCTCTTCCCGGATCACCGCGCAGTGTGAGCGACTCATCGACGAGTGCATCCGGGAAATCACCACCGACTTCGTCAAACCGGAACTCCGCTGCGTCCTCGAAACCGTCTCCCCTGACGGCGGCTTTATCGACAACCTCGACGGCCGCTGCGTCAACCCCGGCCATTCCATCGAGGCCGGCTGGTTTATCCTCGAGGAAGCGCGGCAGCGTCGGCGGACTGGCGAAGAGGCCGGCGATCTCGTCCGCCTCGGCGCGCAGATCATCGACTGGTCGCTCGAACTCGGCTGGGACCGGGAACACGGCGGTATCTTCTATTTTCGCGACGCCCGCGGCCTCCCCTGCACGGAATACTGGCACGACATGAAATTCTGGTGGCCGCACAACGAAGCCGTCATCGCCACGCTCCTCGCCGCCGAACTGACCGGCGAACCCCGCTTCGCCGACTGGCATGCAAAAGTCCATGACTGGACGTATTCGCACTTTCCCGACAGCAAACATGGCGAATGGTTCGGCTACCTCCATCGTGACGGCTCCCTCTCCACCCGGGTCAAGGGAACGATGTACAAAGGCTGCTTCCACCTCCCCCGCATGCAGCTCCTCGCCTGGCAGTCCGTCGAGCGCATGCTCGCCGGCGACGATTCCATCGACGCCGGCCGCCCGGCTCACTCCGGGGGCGTGTAG
- a CDS encoding membrane protein, which translates to MNALLSIYLKMMVLYTPFFGLSCFLALTRDRGLAERRRMAWQVALAVLVSSVVLFLFGRIIFTLFGITADAFRIGAGSVLFLSALGMAQGKLSVEDREGVRGIVIVPLTIPLIVGPGTIGALLVMGVNQTFEVRMVSLAGIALAGATIGLMLFLSDRISRLLGPQGLQILGRLTGLFVCALAAQIIFTGIQGYFPMTAGR; encoded by the coding sequence ATGAACGCTCTCCTCAGTATCTACCTGAAAATGATGGTCCTCTACACCCCCTTTTTCGGGTTGTCGTGTTTTCTGGCGCTGACGCGGGACCGCGGGCTGGCGGAACGCCGGCGCATGGCCTGGCAGGTGGCACTGGCGGTGCTGGTTTCCAGCGTGGTGCTGTTCCTGTTCGGGCGGATCATCTTCACGCTTTTCGGGATCACGGCGGACGCGTTCCGGATCGGGGCCGGGAGCGTGTTGTTCCTTTCGGCGCTGGGCATGGCGCAGGGGAAACTGTCGGTGGAGGACAGGGAGGGGGTGCGCGGGATCGTTATCGTGCCGCTGACCATTCCGTTGATCGTCGGGCCGGGGACGATCGGCGCGTTGCTGGTGATGGGGGTGAACCAGACGTTCGAGGTGCGGATGGTGTCGCTGGCCGGCATCGCGCTGGCCGGGGCAACGATCGGACTGATGTTGTTTCTCTCGGACCGGATCAGCCGCCTGCTCGGGCCGCAGGGGCTGCAAATCCTGGGCCGTCTGACCGGGCTGTTTGTCTGCGCGCTGGCGGCCCAGATCATTTTCACCGGAATACAGGGCTATTTCCCGATGACGGCAGGGAGGTAA
- a CDS encoding N-terminal cleavage protein, with product MRLRVCRLVGKRPAFRSTYGGHGREGFTLVELLTVIVIIGILAGILIPVVGTVRKKARSAQCLSNLRQCGAALLLHASENRGVINYKAGGSGGIGNIWTGFVANYVVSTAVNYSTMPRNPSLDILYCPSYFPFRHDPENSNWQWDCYGGYFVSTSSSKRTSVSEGGSTWTSHQINLATLDSPSRYPILMDSITPSLDRQRMNITSHTASSSAPSVHMRHGSRANTVFYDGHVKALDAVSLKDTGFVSGYDEDVKLVTF from the coding sequence ATGCGACTGCGAGTTTGTCGCCTGGTTGGCAAGAGACCGGCATTCCGGTCGACATATGGCGGCCATGGCCGCGAGGGATTCACCTTGGTGGAATTGCTTACCGTAATCGTGATCATCGGCATACTCGCCGGTATTCTGATCCCGGTGGTCGGCACTGTCAGGAAAAAGGCCAGAAGCGCCCAGTGTCTTTCCAATCTTCGCCAGTGCGGCGCGGCCCTTCTGCTGCATGCCTCGGAGAACAGGGGAGTGATCAATTACAAGGCGGGCGGCAGTGGAGGAATCGGCAACATATGGACCGGATTTGTTGCCAACTACGTGGTGTCGACGGCCGTCAATTATTCGACCATGCCGCGTAATCCATCGCTGGATATCCTCTATTGTCCATCGTATTTCCCCTTCCGGCATGACCCGGAGAATTCGAACTGGCAGTGGGATTGCTATGGCGGTTATTTCGTCTCCACGAGTTCGTCGAAGCGAACAAGCGTAAGCGAGGGCGGAAGCACATGGACGAGCCACCAGATCAATCTGGCCACGCTCGACTCGCCTTCCCGGTATCCGATCCTCATGGACAGCATTACACCCAGCCTGGACAGGCAGCGGATGAACATCACATCGCATACCGCAAGCAGCAGTGCTCCCTCCGTCCATATGCGCCACGGGAGCCGCGCCAACACGGTTTTTTATGATGGCCATGTCAAGGCACTGGATGCCGTCTCGTTGAAAGACACCGGGTTTGTCAGCGGCTACGACGAAGACGTCAAACTTGTCACTTTTTAA
- a CDS encoding esterase, with translation MTMICPLTQKLRSGIFALATLGLVLSVRAAGIGEQHDVPYLDADRQETLDIYLPAPSPGGARRAGVVWIHGGGWSGGGKRDRREVSVSRGLAQAGFVVVSVDYRLAMEELPGWPVAVQDCKNAVRFLRAHADKYGIDPARIAVAGGSAGAHLALMVAYTANDPALEPSSPYPGVSNEVGAVVEFYGITNLLTRQRVDKQGNPTGQLAGGSSTRFTGKTRAAGSDTWRYASPVSHVRRDVPPTLILHGKQDATVDYPQALELADALKAAGATYELVMLEKAGHTFDLTHWGKQPLEKDLTPLVVGFLQKHLGEK, from the coding sequence ATGACCATGATTTGTCCGCTCACCCAAAAACTCCGTTCCGGCATCTTCGCTCTGGCAACCTTGGGCCTCGTCCTGTCCGTTCGCGCGGCCGGGATCGGGGAGCAGCACGATGTGCCCTATCTCGATGCAGACCGGCAGGAGACACTGGATATCTACCTGCCCGCTCCGTCGCCGGGCGGAGCCCGGCGCGCGGGCGTCGTCTGGATTCACGGCGGCGGCTGGTCAGGGGGGGGCAAACGCGACCGTCGCGAGGTGTCTGTAAGCCGCGGTCTCGCGCAGGCCGGCTTTGTGGTCGTTTCCGTCGATTACCGGCTCGCCATGGAGGAGCTGCCGGGCTGGCCGGTCGCGGTGCAGGATTGCAAGAACGCCGTCCGTTTCCTCCGTGCCCATGCCGACAAATATGGCATCGATCCCGCCCGCATCGCCGTGGCGGGCGGCTCTGCCGGCGCGCACCTCGCGCTGATGGTCGCCTACACGGCCAACGATCCGGCGCTCGAGCCCTCCTCGCCGTATCCCGGCGTGAGCAACGAAGTCGGCGCCGTGGTCGAGTTTTACGGTATCACCAATCTCCTTACACGCCAGAGAGTGGACAAGCAGGGCAATCCCACAGGGCAACTGGCAGGCGGCAGCTCGACCAGATTCACCGGCAAGACGCGTGCCGCCGGCAGCGACACCTGGCGCTACGCTTCGCCGGTTTCCCATGTGCGCCGCGATGTGCCGCCAACCCTCATCCTGCACGGCAAACAGGACGCGACGGTGGACTACCCGCAGGCGCTCGAACTGGCCGACGCGCTGAAAGCGGCCGGGGCGACGTACGAACTCGTGATGCTGGAAAAAGCCGGCCATACCTTCGACCTCACACATTGGGGAAAGCAGCCGCTGGAAAAGGACCTCACGCCGCTGGTGGTCGGGTTTCTGCAAAAACACCTCGGTGAAAAATAG
- a CDS encoding MFS transporter has product MIPPAPATDMPAGQSVTAASSAPSMPEPAKEAGPSSAKTWKIGTLTYTSAGLAALFCWLLFGDFAWSMRDRSVGPMSAWYLKQLGVPNLLFGLIISSFPALIGLILVPVISVKSDRHRGRWGRRIPFLLVTTPIAAFGMLGIAFTSFLARQAHGFFPDASEMAVAVICFGVFWAAFEFASITGQAVFNGLINDVVPKAMLGRFFGLFRAVSLIDGIIFNYWIMGHIPTHFTLILAIIGIFYGAAFLWVCFKVKEGDYPPVASGVRADGKNGVKGALASRFAGVRQYFRECFTNPYYVSVFVMLTTAALSFGPVNTFAIPYARSLDMSMAAYGKCLALTFCISLFLSYFIGWLSDVFHPIRVTMAALVGYAAISVWGALFANTAEAFAVGFVLHGTVSGAYVTSAASLGQRLYPHSRFAQFASAAGVCLSLFTMALGPAVGVVIDVSGNIYRYTFAIGGCLTLVALGAAVYVYGKFMKLGGPKGYTPPE; this is encoded by the coding sequence ATGATTCCTCCTGCGCCTGCCACTGACATGCCTGCCGGCCAATCTGTCACCGCAGCCTCCTCCGCGCCGTCAATGCCGGAGCCGGCGAAGGAGGCTGGCCCGTCGTCGGCGAAAACCTGGAAGATCGGCACGCTGACCTACACGTCGGCGGGGCTGGCGGCGTTGTTTTGCTGGCTGTTGTTCGGCGACTTTGCGTGGTCGATGCGCGATCGCTCGGTGGGGCCGATGTCGGCGTGGTACCTGAAGCAGCTCGGTGTGCCCAATCTGCTGTTCGGGCTCATCATCAGTTCGTTTCCGGCGCTGATCGGGCTGATTCTGGTGCCGGTGATCAGCGTGAAGTCCGACCGGCATCGCGGACGGTGGGGACGGCGGATTCCGTTCCTGCTCGTCACAACGCCGATCGCCGCCTTCGGCATGCTCGGGATCGCGTTCACATCATTTCTCGCCCGGCAGGCTCATGGTTTTTTCCCGGACGCGAGCGAGATGGCGGTGGCGGTGATCTGCTTTGGCGTGTTCTGGGCGGCGTTCGAGTTTGCCTCGATCACGGGGCAGGCGGTGTTCAACGGGCTGATCAACGACGTGGTGCCGAAAGCGATGCTCGGGCGGTTCTTCGGGCTTTTCCGCGCCGTGAGCCTGATCGACGGTATCATTTTCAATTACTGGATCATGGGGCATATTCCCACCCACTTTACCCTGATCCTTGCCATCATCGGCATCTTCTACGGAGCGGCTTTCCTGTGGGTGTGTTTCAAGGTAAAGGAAGGCGACTACCCGCCGGTGGCCTCCGGGGTGAGGGCGGATGGAAAGAACGGAGTCAAGGGTGCGCTGGCGAGCAGGTTCGCGGGTGTGCGGCAGTATTTTAGGGAATGTTTCACCAATCCGTACTACGTATCCGTTTTTGTGATGCTGACGACGGCGGCGCTTTCGTTCGGTCCGGTCAACACGTTTGCGATTCCCTATGCGCGCAGCCTCGACATGAGCATGGCGGCTTACGGGAAATGCCTGGCACTGACGTTCTGCATTTCACTTTTCCTGTCGTATTTCATCGGCTGGCTGTCCGACGTGTTTCACCCGATCCGGGTGACGATGGCGGCGCTGGTCGGCTATGCGGCGATCTCGGTGTGGGGAGCGCTGTTTGCGAACACCGCGGAGGCGTTCGCGGTGGGGTTTGTGCTGCACGGCACGGTGTCGGGCGCTTACGTGACGAGCGCGGCCTCGCTCGGGCAGCGGCTGTACCCGCATTCGCGATTTGCCCAGTTCGCTTCGGCGGCGGGCGTGTGCCTTTCGCTTTTCACGATGGCGCTGGGCCCGGCGGTCGGCGTGGTGATCGACGTGTCGGGCAACATCTATCGCTACACCTTCGCCATCGGCGGGTGCCTGACGTTGGTGGCGCTCGGCGCGGCGGTGTATGTTTACGGCAAGTTCATGAAGCTCGGCGGACCGAAGGGCTACACGCCCCCGGAGTGA
- a CDS encoding hydroxyacid dehydrogenase: protein MISSASDLHSGLSASGATMKAPAPERPVPVLVALSSAERARFFPDDLTRADYPVAIDWHTMPEKLSAPEWAALLSRIDPEVIVGGWKMPPLAGEMVGRCPSLRYLCYVAGSVRKKVDRSFIERGGVVSNWGDAVAPSVAECALMLTLMCLRQATRFALDLHVDRGWRTPGAPLPLGLYRRKVGIHGFGAVARALLRLLAPFGAQIEAFSEPVPETVFAAHGVRKAASLAALYRENDVVIVVEALTPLTRGSVDAAILAGLRPGAVLVNVGRGPIIDDPALEKLAARGEVQIGLDVFATEPLPPASPLRGLRNVTLLPHTAGPTIDWYPLCGRRALDNLRAWLAGGTPPDAVSLQRYDVST, encoded by the coding sequence ATGATCTCATCCGCATCCGACCTGCATTCCGGTTTGTCCGCCAGCGGCGCGACGATGAAGGCGCCGGCCCCGGAGCGACCCGTCCCTGTGCTGGTCGCCCTGTCCTCTGCCGAGCGCGCGCGTTTTTTCCCCGACGACCTGACACGGGCCGATTATCCCGTGGCGATCGACTGGCATACGATGCCCGAGAAACTTTCCGCACCGGAATGGGCGGCGCTGCTTTCCCGGATCGATCCCGAGGTGATCGTGGGCGGGTGGAAAATGCCGCCGCTGGCCGGCGAGATGGTCGGGCGATGCCCGTCGTTGCGCTACCTCTGTTATGTGGCCGGGTCGGTGCGCAAGAAGGTGGATCGCTCCTTCATCGAGCGCGGCGGGGTGGTGAGCAACTGGGGCGACGCAGTGGCGCCTTCCGTGGCCGAATGCGCGCTCATGCTCACGCTGATGTGCCTGCGCCAAGCGACGCGGTTCGCCCTGGATCTCCACGTCGATCGCGGCTGGCGCACGCCGGGCGCGCCGTTGCCGCTGGGCCTGTATCGCCGGAAAGTCGGCATCCACGGATTCGGGGCCGTGGCGCGCGCGCTGCTCCGGCTGCTGGCGCCATTCGGGGCGCAGATCGAGGCATTTTCGGAGCCGGTGCCGGAAACGGTTTTTGCGGCGCACGGCGTCCGCAAGGCCGCAAGCCTTGCCGCGCTCTATCGCGAGAATGATGTCGTCATCGTCGTCGAGGCACTCACGCCGTTGACGCGCGGCAGCGTGGACGCCGCGATTCTCGCCGGCCTTCGTCCCGGCGCGGTGCTGGTCAACGTCGGCCGCGGCCCGATCATCGACGACCCGGCCCTGGAAAAACTGGCGGCGCGCGGAGAGGTGCAGATCGGGCTGGATGTCTTTGCGACCGAGCCGCTGCCGCCCGCCTCGCCATTGCGCGGCCTGCGCAACGTCACGCTCCTGCCACACACGGCGGGCCCGACGATCGACTGGTATCCGCTGTGCGGGCGGCGGGCGCTGGACAACCTGCGCGCCTGGCTCGCAGGCGGGACGCCGCCGGACGCCGTTTCGCTGCAACGGTATGATGTTTCCACCTGA